One stretch of Arachis duranensis cultivar V14167 chromosome 1, aradu.V14167.gnm2.J7QH, whole genome shotgun sequence DNA includes these proteins:
- the LOC107496611 gene encoding beta-galactosidase: MESLVMSGKKLCVMVLCLYWVHAVTASVTYDHKAIVVNGQRKILFSGSIHYPRSTPQMWPELIQKAKEGGVDVIQTYVFWNGHEPSPGKYYFEDRYDLVKFIKVVQQAGLYVNLRIGPYVCSEWNFGGFPVWLKFVPGIAFRTDNEPFKAAMQKFTEKIVSMMKAENLFETQGGPIILSQIENELGPVEWEIGDPAKAYAKWAAKMAVGLDTGVPWIMCKQEDAPDPVIDTCNGYYCENFTPNKNYKPKMWTENWTGWCTYFGGGVNIRPAEDLAFSVARFIQNGGSFVNYYMYHGGTNFERTSGGPFITTSYDYDAPIDEYGLLNEPKWGHLRDLHKAIKLCEPALISVDPKVTSLGNNLEAHVFKTDSGACAAFLANYDTKSSAKVSFANEQYELPRWSISILPDCKTEVFNTARIGAQSSQKKMTVVRNAFDWESYIEEPASSSEEDSITANALWEQINITRDSTDYLWYMTDVNIDPNEGFIKSGKWPLLTVMSAGHALLVFINGQHSGTSYAGADFPKLTFNQTVNVRAGNNKISLLSIAIGLPHVGIHFETWNVGVLGPVTLEGVNEGTRDLSHQKWSYKVGLKGEDLGLQTVSGSGSVEWAQGSLLAKKQPLTWYKTNFNKPEGNDPLALDMISMGKGQVWINGRSIGRHWPGYTAHGICWDCDYAGSYTDKKCKKNCGEPSQRWYHVPRSWLRLSGNYMVVFEEWGGDPTRISLVKRTTDSVCADIYEDQPTLKNREKLDSGNVIRPKAHLWCPPGQKMSQIKFASYGLPHGSCGNYRQGDCHAHKSYDAPQRNCIGKQSCMVTVASEVFGGDPCPGIAKKLSVEAICR, translated from the exons ATGGAGAGTTTGGTGATGAGTGGGAAGAAGCTTTGTGTGATGGTGTTATGTTTGTACTGGGTTCATGCAGTGACAGCTTCTGTTACATATGATCACAAAGCAATTGTTGTTAATGGGCAGAGAAAGATTCTGTTTTCTGGTTCTATACACTACCCCAGAAGCACACCTCAG ATGTGGCCAGAGCTTATTCAAAAAGCTAAAGAGGGAGGGGTGGATGTTATTCAAACCTATGTGTTTTGGAATGGACATGAACCTTCTCCAGGGAAA TATTATTTCGAGGATAGGTACGACTTAGTTAAGTTCATCAAGGTAGTGCAGCAAGCTGGACTTTATGTTAATCTCCGAATTGGTCCCTATGTATGTTCTGAATGGAACTTTGG GGGTTTTCCTGTTTGGCTAAAGTTTGTTCCAGGCATTGCTTTCAGAACAGATAATGAGCCTTTCAAG GCAGCAATGCAGAAGTTCACTGAGAAGATTGTGAGTATGATGAAGGCTGAGAATCTGTTTGAGACACAGGGGGGTCCAATAATTCTGTCACAG ATAGAGAATGAGCTTGGACCAGTGGAATGGGAAATTGGTGATCCTGCAAAAGCTTATGCAAAATGGGCAGCTAAAATGGCTGTAGGTCTAGACACTGGTGTCCCTTGGATTATGTGCAAGCAAGAAGATGCTCCTGACCCTGTT ATTGACACATGCAATGGGTATTACTGTGAAAACTTCACTCCCAACAAGAACTACAAACCAAAAATGTGGACAGAAAACTGGACAGGCTG GTGCACTTATTTTGGTGGTGGAGTTAATATTAGACCAGCAGAAGACTTGGCATTCTCAGTTGCTAGGTTCATACAAAATGGTGGTTCATTTGTTAACTATTATATG TATCACGGAGGAACTAACTTCGAGCGAACATCTGGTGGCCCCTTCATTACCACTAGCTATGACTATGATGCTCCAATTGATGAATATG GACTTCTAAATGAACCAAAATGGGGACATTTGAGAGATTTGCACAAAGCAATAAAGCTGTGTGAACCAGCTTTGATATCTGTAGATCCAAAGGTGACATCACTTGGAAATAACCTCGAG GCACATGTTTTCAAGACAGATTCTGGTGCTTGTGCTGCATTCCTTGCAAACTATGACACCAAATCTTCTGCAAAAGTTTCATTTGCAAATGAGCAATATGAACTACCACGTTGGTCCATAAGCATTCTTCCTGACTGCAAAACTGAAGTTTTCAACACTGCAAGG ATTGGTGCTCAAAGCTCCCAGAAGAAGATGACTGTTGTAAGGAATGCATTTGATTGGGAGTCATACATTGAAGAACCTGCGTCGTCCAGCGAAGAGGATTCCATCACAGCGAATGCGCTTTGGGAGCAGATCAACATCACTAGAGATTCTACAGATTATTTGTGGTACATGACAGA TGTCAATATTGATCCTAATGAAGGTTTTATTAAGAGTGGAAAATGGCCTCTTCTTACAGTAATGTCAGCAGGCCATGCTTTACTAGTTTTCATTAATGGCCAACATTCAG GAACTTCTTACGCCGGAGCCGACTTTCCTAAACTAACATTTAATCAAACTGTTAATGTAAGGGCTGGCAACAACAAGATTTCTTTACTTAGTATTGCCATCGGCCTCCCG CATGTTGGCATACACTTTGAGACATGGAATGTTGGGGTGTTAGGCCCTGTGACACTTGAGGGTGTAAATGAAGGGACCAGAGATTTGTCTCACCAGAAATGGTCTTACAAG GTTGGTCTGAAAGGTGAAGACTTAGGCCTTCAAACCGTGAGTGGGAGCGGCTCTGTTGAATGGGCACAAGGATCCTTATTGGCTAAGAAACAACCTTTGACATGGTACAAG ACAAATTTTAACAAACCAGAAGGAAATGATCCATTGGCTCTAGACATGATCAGCATGGGAAAAGGTCAAGTATGGATAAATGGCCGAAGCATCGGCCGCCATTGGCCAGGATACACAGCACACGGAATTTGTTGGGATTGCGACTATGCCGGATCTTACACTGACAAGAAATGCAAAAAAAACTGTGGAGAACCTAGCCAGAGATG GTACCATGTTCCGAGGTCATGGCTGAGGCTGAGTGGGAACTATATGGTTGTGTTTGAAGAATGGGGAGGTGACCCTACTAGgatttctttggtgaaaagAACAACAGATAGTGTGTGTGCTGATATATATGAAGATCAACCAACTCTGAAGAACAGGGAGAAGCTGGATTCTGGAAATGTTATTAGGCCAAAAGCACATTTGTGGTGTCCTCCAGGACAAAAGATGTCACAGATTAAGTTTGCTAGCTATGGTTTGCCACATGGAAGTTGTGGAAACTATAGACAAGGAGATTGTCATGCTCACAAATCATATGACGCTCCTCAAAGG AACTGCATTGGCAAACAATCATGCATGGTAACCGTTGCTTCTGAAGTTTTTGGGGGAGACCCATGTCCAGGAATTGCTAAGAAGCTCTCAGTTGAGGCCATATGCAGATAG
- the LOC107496631 gene encoding WD-40 repeat-containing protein MSI4, translating to MNAKSMTGEMLSPQEGAGRRWRVVVEXEVVVKKKRGRKPKPKNEEGQQQQVKAPKESKRSQQQHHQHQHQQHVNANAEDKYNRWKAVVPVLYDWLSNHNLLWPSLSCRWGPQLEQSPHKNRQRLYLSEQTDGSVPNTLVIATCDVVKPRVAAADHISQFNEEARSPFVKKYKTIIHPGEVNRIREMPQHSNIVATHTDSPNVLIWDVEAQPNRHAVLGATNSRPDLILTGHQDNAEFALAMCPTGPYVLSGGKDKSVVFWSIEDHITSAADSKSGGSINKQNTKSGEGNDKSADGPSVGPRGIYCGHDETVEDVAFCPFNAQEFCSVGDDSCLILWDARAGSGPAVKVEKAHDADLHCVDWNFHDVNLILTGSADNSVRMFDRRKLTSNGVGSAVHKFEGHSAAVLSVQWSPDKSSIFGSSAEDGLLNIWDYEKVGKTTERSGTTASSPAGLFFQHAGHRDKVVDFHWNSYDPWTMVSVSDDCDSNGGGGTLQIWRMSDLIYRPEEEVLSELEKFKSHVLTCAAAK from the exons ATGAATGCGAAGAGTATGACTGGTGAAATGTTGAGTCCAC AGGAAGGAGCTGGAAGAAGATGGAGAGTGGTGGTGGAGNAAGAAGTGGTGGTGAAGAAGAAGCGCGGAAGGAAACCGAAGCCGAAGAACGAGGAAGGGCAACAGCAACAGGTGAAGGCCCCCAAGGAAAGCAAGAGATCACAGCAACAACAccatcaacatcaacatcagcAGCACGTCAATGCAAATGCTGAAGACAAGTACAACAGATGGAAGGCCGTTGTCCCCGTCCTCTACGACTGGCTCTCCAACCACAACCTCCTCTGGCCCTCCCTCTCTTGCCg gTGGGGCCCTCAGCTGGAGCAATCTCCTCACAAGAATCGCCAGCGTCTCTACCTTTCTGAGCAG ACGGATGGTAGTGTTCCCAATACTCTGGTCATTGCAACTTGCGATGTTGTCAAGCCTAGGGTTGCAGCTGCAGACCACATTTCACAG tTTAATGAGGAGGCTCGCTCCCCATTTGTCAAGAAGTACAAGACCATCATTCATCCTGGAGAG GTGAATAGAATTAGGGAGATGCCGCAACATTCTAATATTGTTGCTACTCATACAGATAGCCCTAAT GTTCTGATCTGGGATGTTGAAGCTCAGCCTAATCGTCATGCTGTCCTTGGAGCCACAAACTCTCGTCCAGATTTG ATATTGACTGGGCACCAAGACAATGCGGAGTTTGCTCTTGCAATGTGCCCAACTGGGCCATATGTGCTTTCTGGAG GAAAAGACAAATCGGTGGTATTCTGGAGCATTGAAGACCATATAACATCTGCTGCAGACTCCAAATCTGGCGGGTCAATTAACAAACAGAACACCAAATCTGGGGAAGGCAATGATAAATCTGCTGATGGCCCATCTGTTGGACCACGGGGTATCTACTGTGGACATGATGAAACTGTTGAAGATGTGGCATTCTGCCCCTTTAA TGCACAGGAGTTCTGTAGTGTTGGAGATGATTCGTGTCTAATATTGTGGGATGCACGTGCTGGCTCTGGTCCTGCAGTTAAG GTTGAGAAAGCTCATGATGCTGATCTTCACTGTGTTGATTGGAATTTCCATGATGTTAATCTAATTCTTACTGG GTCTGCAGATAATTCTGTTAGAATGTTTGACCGCCGCAAACTTACATCTAATGGAGTTGGATCAGCTGTTCATAAATTTGAGGGTCACTCAGCTGCTGTTCTTTCTGTTCAG TGGTCTCCGGACAAATCATCTATTTTTGGAAGTTCTGCAGAAGATGGTCTTTTAAACATTTGGGATTATGAGAAG GTGGGTAAAACCACAGAACGATCTGGAACAACAGCAAGTTCTCCTGCAGGTTTGTTTTTCCAACATGCAGGTCATAG AGACAAAGTTGTTGATTTCCACTGGAACTCATATGATCCATGGACTATGGTTAGTGTGTCTGATGACTGTGATAGTAATGGTGGTGGGGGAACATTGCAG ATATGGCGCATGAGTGATTTAATCTACAGACCTGAAGAGGAGGTTTTGAGCGAGCTAGAGAAATTCAAGTCTCATGTATTGACATGTGCAGCTGCAAAGTGA
- the LOC107496621 gene encoding probable polyamine oxidase 5, which translates to MVVKNRIGGRINTSEFCGDQIELGATWIHGIGGSPLHKIAQQTHSLLSDKPWECMDGNSSDQTTITIAEGGFHLDPSIVNPITRLFKNLMDHAQGKNQKNNITERDTTARGDEFLHSFCKKVSTRVGSAGLSIGSFLRGGLDAYWDSSKDQEEFKGCGIWNRKLLEEAIFAMHENTQRTYTSAGDLLNLDYNAESEYQMFPGEEITIAKGYLSIIEYLASALPPGVIQLGRKVTRIQWQPERHEQNGFCSSRPVKLHFCDGSVMHADHVIITVSLGVLKAAIGDDQGMFQPPLPNYKAEAISRLGFGVVNKLFMQLSPTTHHCKDGHHRPKRFPYLQLVFHSPHSEMRHKKIPWWMRRSPTLCPIYKNSSVLLCWFAGEEAKALESLKDEEIINGASDTFSSFLCSGYSYNEVQFSKVLKTKWATDPLFLGSYSYVAVGSSGEDFDTMAEPLPRESTSSPPLQILFAGEATHRTHYSTTHGAYFSGLREANRLLQHYHSLGIYNN; encoded by the exons ATGGTGGTGAAGAACAGGATTGGAGGGAGAATCAACACCTCTGAGTTCTGTGGTGACCAGATTGAGCTTGGTGCTACTTGGATCCATGGAATTGGAGGAAGCCCTCTTCACAAGATTGCTCAACAAACACACTCATTGCTTTCTGACAAGCCTTGGGAGTGCATGGATGGAAACTCATCAGATCAAACCACCATCACCATTGCTGAAGGTGGCTTCCACTTGGACCCTTCCATTGTAAACCCCATCACAAGGCTCTTCAAGAACCTCATGGATCATGCTCAGGGCAAGAACCAGAAGAACAACATCACTGAACGAGATACTACTGCAAGAGGTGATGAATTTCTTCACAGCTTCTGTAAGAAGGTGTCAACAAGAGTTGGCTCTGCAGGCCTTAGTATTGGTTCTTTCCTCAG GGGAGGCCTTGATGCATACTGGGATTCCTCAAAGGATCAAGAGGAGTTCAAAGGGTGTGGGATATGGAACAGGAagttgcttgaagaagcaatcTTTGCAATGCATGAGAACACGCAGAGGACATACACATCTGCCGGTGATCTCTTGAACCTTGATTACAATGCTGAGAGTGAATACCAAATGTTCCCTGGTGAAGAAATCACCATTGCCAAAGGCTACTTGAGCATAATTGAGTACTTGGCTTCTGCTCTACCGCCGGGGGTAATTCAGTTAGGTAGAAAAGTCACAAGAATTCAATGGCAACCAGAGAGACATGAACAAAATGGTTTCTGTTCTTCTAGGCCTGTGAAGCTACACTTCTGTGATGGATCAGTTATGCATGCTGATCATGTCATTATCACTGTTTCACTTGGAGTGCTAAAAGCTGCTATTGGTGATGATCAAGGTATGTTTCAGCCCCCTCTTCCAAATTATAAGGCTGAAGCAATTTCAAGGCTTGGTTTTGGTGTTGTTAACAAGTTGTTTATGCAATTGAGCCCAACAACACATCATTGTAAAGACGGTCATCACCGCCCTAAAAGGTTCCCATACTTGCAATTGGTTTTTCATTCACCTCACTCTGAGATGAGGCACAAGAAGATACCTTGGTGGATGAGGAGGTCACCTACCCTTTGTCCAATCTACAAGAATTCCAGTGTCCTCCTTTGTTGGTTTGCTGGGGAAGAAGCAAAGGCACTTGAGTCACTCAAAGATGAAGAGATCATTAATGGAGCTTCAGACACATTCTCCAGCTTTCTGTGTTCTGGTTATTCATACAATGAAGTTCAGTTCAGCAAAGTGTTGAAGACAAAATGGGCAACAGATCCTTTGTTTTTAGGGTCATACAGTTATGTTGCTGTTGGATCAAGTGGTGAAGATTTTGATACAATGGCTGAGCCATTGCCTAGAGAAAGCACATCATCACCACCACTTCAGATTTTGTTTGCAGGGGAAGCAACTCACAGAACCCATTATTCCACAACTCATGGAGCTTACTTCAGTGGCCTTAGGGAAGCCAATAGGCTTCTTCAACATTATCACTCCCTTGGGATATATAACAactag